Below is a genomic region from Echinicola rosea.
GCTTGGATTTTGCCTTCGCTAGACGATTTACGGGTACTTTGGAGTACTATTACCGTGTTTCTGAGAACTTGTTGTTTGATGTACCATTGTCCCTTACGACTGGTTTGGAAAGCAGGCCGATCAATATCGGTACCATGGCCAATAGCGGCGTGGAATTCCAGATCCAAGGGGACATCATCCGAAACCAAGACTTCACCTGGAACGCCAATTTGAACGTTTCGACCTTCACCAATAAATTCAAAAAGCTGCCATTCGATGAGCAGATCAACGGTACCAAAAAATATGTGGTAGGTGGATCGATTTACGACTACTGGCTGAGAGATTGGAGAGGCGTGGATCCCGAGACAGGATATGGCCTTTATACGGCGGATGAATACCTTAATGAGGATGGCGAGGTACGTGAAGATGTTAAAATCGTCGGAACGGATACATTGACGACTGAATATAATAATGCCAAGCAGCATTTTGCAGGAACCGCTATTCCGGATTTTTCTGGTGGCCTGGCCAATACCTTCTCTTATAAAAACTTTGAATTAAGTGTATTGGTAAGCTTTGCTGTCGGTGGTGAGATTTATGACGGCCTTTATGCCAGCTTGATGAGCTCCAGCCCCGATGGTGATGCCCTCCATACCGATGCACTCGGTAGATGGCAGCAGCCTGGTGACATTACCGATGTGCCCAGGATGGATAATATCAATTCGGCGGAAACCAATGGTACTTCAGACCGATGGTTGATTGACCGATCTTACCTAAACCTAAGATCCATTAACCTGAGCTACCGATTACCGGGAGATATCCTTAGCAAAGTGGATGCTTCCCAAGCTACGGTATTTATTGCCGGGGAAAATCTCGGTTGGCTTTCGAAGAGAAAGGGAATGTTCGTATCGGAGAGTTTCAATGGAACGACATCCAATACCTACACACCTGCCAGAACGTTCACGTTAGGTCTTAATGTAAGCTTCTAAATGAGAATTATCATGAAAAAAATAATCCATAAAATATTTCTATTGGCCATTTTGGTAAACATTGGCTGTGCCAGTGATTACCTGGACACAACACCGACAGATGCGGTGTCCGAAGAATCAGCATTTGCCACCACTGGCAATGCGATGGCCGCTCTAAACGGCATTCACCGTGCCATGGGCCTCCGCTATGATTCCCAAGGGCAACCGGGAGAGCACGGCGTAATGATCATGCGTGAAGTACTTGCCGAGGATGTCGTAATGACCAATCAAGCTAACGGTTGGTTTGTATCCATGTCCTCTTGGATAAGACATATCGATGCAAATCAATCTGATGTGGAGTTTGTCTGGAAGTTTTACTATAAAATTATCGGCAATGCCAATATGTTGATCGATAAAATCGATGCAGCAGAAGGAACCCAAGAAGAGCGGGATGAGATCAAAGGTCAAGCACTGGCTTACCGTGCTTGGGGACACTTTAATTTGGTACAGATTTTTGCGGAGCGCTATGATGCCAATGGGGGCAATGATCAAATGGGTGTACCGATTGTCTTGGAACCCATTACGGAAGGCGGTTCACGTAATTCCGTAGAAGAAGTTTATGCACAGATCAACCAAGACTTGGATGATGCCATCGCTCTTTTAGATGATAGTAGAAACAATCCTTCCCACATAAATGTCAATGTTGCCCGAGGAATCAAGGCCAGGGTGTTGCTTACACAAGGAAGTTTTGCAGAAGCCGCCACAGTGGCCAATGCGGCAAGAGATGGATTTGACCTTATGGGAGAAT
It encodes:
- a CDS encoding RagB/SusD family nutrient uptake outer membrane protein, giving the protein MKKIIHKIFLLAILVNIGCASDYLDTTPTDAVSEESAFATTGNAMAALNGIHRAMGLRYDSQGQPGEHGVMIMREVLAEDVVMTNQANGWFVSMSSWIRHIDANQSDVEFVWKFYYKIIGNANMLIDKIDAAEGTQEERDEIKGQALAYRAWGHFNLVQIFAERYDANGGNDQMGVPIVLEPITEGGSRNSVEEVYAQINQDLDDAIALLDDSRNNPSHINVNVARGIKARVLLTQGSFAEAATVANAARDGFDLMGESDLLAGFNDYTNPEWMWGFHQIDIQQTYFASFFAYMSLNFSSTNIRGNPKAIFQPLYDQISDTDYRKRLWDANASDPELRDPFIDEMTLESFTKEDYMNRKFLAQANGSSVGDVPYMRAAEMILIEAEALARSGDDAGAAAALFELASARDPEYTQSTNTGQALIDEIMIQRRVELWGEGFRFYDLKRLNLPLDRNGGNHVGIVINSKFFEEAGTADWQWQIPIDELNANDNIIQNPSE